The region TGATAGCCGAATACAGCAACATTTACGACAAACACAACATCCGGGAAAAACTCGTGGAGCTTGCATCGGTTGCTGAGCTTGTTTATGCTGCGGGAATTGCCTCTGCCATAAACGGGACAAAGACACCTGCCGGGACGTTTCTTCCGAACGAAATCTATGCCAACGTTGGCAGAAGATATGCCGGGCTGAACTACTACCACGAACTGGAGATTCTCGCTGAGCTGTCAGGTGGTCTGCCTGCGGCGCTGCCCTTTGCGGAGGACTTCCTGAATCCAGAAACCAGACCGTTCATAGAGAAGTACATTAAAAGGCGGTCAGACGTTCCTGCAGAAAACGTTTACAGGTGTCTCTTTGGAATCTCTAACATACTGTGCTCGTCTTTTGGCGGTGTTCAGGCCGTTGCCGGAGTGCATGGAGGCGGTTCTCCGGTCATGGAGGACATTGCAATCTGGAGAAGCTACAACTTTGAAGAGAAGAAGGAAATAGCCAAGTATCTGACGGGAATAAAGGAGTGAGGTGGAATTGTGAGCCATGAAATCTTGATGAAGAGGCTGGGCTTTCCGGATTCCCGGTTGCTCAGGGGCATTCTCGAATATCTCATGACTGAGGAAGAAGCTAGGGTTGCTGCTGCTCTGCCCGGAAGTGTTGATGAGGTTGCCGAAAGGCTGGGAATGGATGCTGAAAGGGTAAGAGACATACTTGACGGTCTTTTCCACAAAGGAGTAGCCATTCCAAGGGATTTCAGGAAGAAGGACCATTACAAATTCGTGAGGGACATCATACAGCTTCACGATGCAACCATGGCTTCACGGCACATGAACGATCCGGAATTTGCCAGGCTCTGGAAGGAGTTCGGTGACAGGGAGATGAACCCTGCAGTTGGCAGAATGCTCACCGACATGGGTTTGAAGTTCTGGAGGGTTGTGCCGGCTTATGAGGCAGTAAAGGATCTGCCGGATGTGCTACCCTACGAGAACATCAGGGAGATGATAGAGGCACAGGAAAAGATTGCCGTTGTTCCATGCTCCTGCAGGAATGTTACAAGGCTTGCATCTGACGGATGCAGCTTTACGGATGAATTCAGCACGTGGCACTGCATTCAGTTTGGGAGAGGTGCAGAATACGCCATTGCCAGAGGATCGGGCAGAGAAATCTCTGTCGAAGAGGCTCTTCAGATTATTGCCGAGGCTGAAAGGGATGGGCTCATCCACACGTGGGCCAACACCTCGAAAATTGTAGACCCCGTTGTAACTGTGAACTGCAACTGCTGCGGGGACTGCTGTGAGTTTTTCCTCTCGTCAAGGGCCGCAAACGTACCTCTCGGCGTGCAGCTTGAAAAAAGCAGGTATGAGGCTTACGTTGACGACGAGGCATGCACCGGATGCCAGACCTGCGTGAAGAGGTGCCACTTCAATGCGGTGGAAATGTTTTCGCCTGATGGCAGCAGGAAGCTGAAAGCCAGAGTCATTGCAGAGAAATGCTTTGGGTGCGGTGTCTGTGTGGTTGGGTGCAGGCAGAAGGCGATAAGGCTCAAGGCTGTCAGACCGCCCGAGTTCATACCGGACTAATCTTTTTTTATTACCACTGGCATGGCTCTTACAGTATCCGCACGACGTCTAAGCATCCACGATCAAAACCCCATTTTTTGACAATCAAATCTTTGCGCTTTGTAAATGCTGCATTCGTGTATCTGCTGATATTGTCATTGAAACCTTAAAAACAGGGGTATGCGGGGGGAGGGATTTGAACCCTCGGACCCCTCCGGGACCAGACCCTGAATCTGGCGCCTTTTCCTGGCTCGGCAACCCCCGCGCCGGTTGGAGTATCTGTGAGTTCGAACAGAATATAAAAATTCTGGTATCTGGCTCGACTGATTTTGGACTATCGTAATTTAAGATTTTTCACACTCCATCAATTCCGACCTGTGGGCAGGATGCGATGGAAAAAATTTAAAAGATATTGCCATTCTCTAACATAGGTGATTTCATTGAGCAGGGAAATTGAGATTCTCAAGATTCTCGAAAACAATTCACGAATTTCGAGTAACGAAATAGCTGAAATGCTCAATATGGATGTTCAGGAAGTTGAGGATATCATTAAAAAATACGAGGATGATGGCGTCATTCTGAAATACAAGACGCTCATCAACTGGGAAAAGGCCGGTGTGGAAGAAGTATATGCGATAATTGATGTCAGGGTAAACCTCAGCAGGGAGAAGGGTTACGACGATATTGCAAAAAGAATCGCCAAATTCCCCGAGGTTCATGCTGTGAGGCTTGTGAGTGGGGAATACGATTTTCAGGTCGTTGTTAAGGGCAAATCGCTGAAGGACATATCATTTTTCATCGCCGAGAAAATCTCAACAATTCCGGAGGTCAGGGACACCAACACGCACTTTCTCCTGAGAACGTATAAGGAAGAGGGAGCGCTTCTCTTTGAAGATGAAGAAGACAGGAGGCTTGCAATTGTCCCGTGAAAGATTGAACAAAAGGGTCAGAGAGCTTAAGCCCTCTGGAATCAGAAGGTTTTTTGAGCTGATAATTGGCAGGGATGACGTTATAAGCCTGGGCGTTGGTGAACCTGATTTTCCCGTTCCTTGGAGGATCCGGGAGGAGATGATTTACAGTCTTGAGAAGGGGATTACATCCTACACGTCAAACTACGGGCTTCTTGAATTGAGGGAGGCAATTGCCGAATACTACAGGAGATTTGAAGTAGATGTTTCTGAGGAGAACGTGTTGATAACGACGGGCGTCAGCGAGGGTATCGACCTTGCATTGCGGGCAGTGGTCAATCCGGGGGACACGGTTATCGTTCCCGAGCCGGTTTACGTTTCATACTCTCCCCTTGCATATCTGACCGGAGCCGGGGTTGTAACCGTATCCACCTGCCCCGGTTTCAAGATTACATACGAGGACCTTGTGAAATATAAGGACAGAAATGTCAAGGTGCTGATGCTTAACTATCCGAACAACCCCACCGGTGTGAGCTATACTAGGAAAGAACTTGAAGAACTTGCTGATGCCGTGCTGGAGCTTGATTGTCTGGTCATCTCCGATGAAATATATGCCGAACTCAGCTACAGCTTCAAACATGTATCCATTGCCTCACTGAATGGAATGGAGGACAGAACCATAATCCTGAACGGTTTTTCAAAGGGCTTTGCGATGACGGGGATGAGAGTCGGTTATGCGATAGCACCTGATGACATTCTGGAAGGCATGGTGAAGATTCATCAGTATTCCATGCTCTGTGCTCCGGTAACTGCACAGGTTGGTGCCCTGGAAGCGCTGAGAAACGGTGAGGATGAGCTTGAAATGATGCGCGCAGAGTACATAAGGAGGAGAAACTTCTTCATAAGGCGGCTGAGAGAAATGTTTGACGTCGTCATGCCAGATGGTGCGTTCTATGCTTTCCCTGACGTAAGCTCCACAGGTTTGAGCGGCATGGAGTTTGCCGAACGCCTCCTGATGGAAAAGAACGTCGCTGTGGTTCCAGGGGATGCCTTTGGTGAATGCGGAGCGAACCATGTGAGATGTGCCTATGCCGTATCGATGGAAAAACTCAGGCTTGCGGTGGACAGAATGAAGGAGTTTGTTGAATCTCTCTGATTTTCAGATATGCTGAACGTCTAAATTTTTAGTTAATCCTGCGAGTAAAATATTTAATTCGTATGGAGATTCTATTGTCGATGAATTTGAATGTCAGAGAACTGCAGATATTCCTGAATCTGTTGAAGTATGCTTACCTGAACGAAAATCTGGTGGCGATCAGACTGCTCGGTCTTATCGGGACGTGTGATCGGGCTGACGATGACTTTGTTTTCAGGCTGATGGTCGATAACGAAAAGCACAAGATTCTCCTTCAGGAGGTTCTACACGAGATCAGTTACGAGCATGACTTTGATATTTCTGATTATGAGAAAAACGTATATCTGCTTCTCGAGCTTTGGAAGGGCGAAGTGGACCGCTTTGATATCAAGGTGCTTGAAAAGCAGGCCTACAGGATATACAAGATGCTGCTCAAATTCACCGACGAGAAGCTGAGACCCCAGCTCGAGGAAGGTGTTTACGCATCCATACGAAGCAAGATTCTTGAAATCCTTGAGGATGAGGAGAGATACAGCAGGGAGCTTGAGAACATCTAAATTCTTTTGACCATTCTTATCCATCTTCCGAGCTTGCCACTTTCCCTGAATCCGTGTTTGAGGTAAAACCTTTTTGCAGG is a window of Geoglobus acetivorans DNA encoding:
- a CDS encoding 4Fe-4S dicluster domain-containing protein, with the protein product MSHEILMKRLGFPDSRLLRGILEYLMTEEEARVAAALPGSVDEVAERLGMDAERVRDILDGLFHKGVAIPRDFRKKDHYKFVRDIIQLHDATMASRHMNDPEFARLWKEFGDREMNPAVGRMLTDMGLKFWRVVPAYEAVKDLPDVLPYENIREMIEAQEKIAVVPCSCRNVTRLASDGCSFTDEFSTWHCIQFGRGAEYAIARGSGREISVEEALQIIAEAERDGLIHTWANTSKIVDPVVTVNCNCCGDCCEFFLSSRAANVPLGVQLEKSRYEAYVDDEACTGCQTCVKRCHFNAVEMFSPDGSRKLKARVIAEKCFGCGVCVVGCRQKAIRLKAVRPPEFIPD
- a CDS encoding Lrp/AsnC ligand binding domain-containing protein, whose translation is MSREIEILKILENNSRISSNEIAEMLNMDVQEVEDIIKKYEDDGVILKYKTLINWEKAGVEEVYAIIDVRVNLSREKGYDDIAKRIAKFPEVHAVRLVSGEYDFQVVVKGKSLKDISFFIAEKISTIPEVRDTNTHFLLRTYKEEGALLFEDEEDRRLAIVP
- a CDS encoding aminotransferase class I/II-fold pyridoxal phosphate-dependent enzyme — protein: MKKTGGLQLSRERLNKRVRELKPSGIRRFFELIIGRDDVISLGVGEPDFPVPWRIREEMIYSLEKGITSYTSNYGLLELREAIAEYYRRFEVDVSEENVLITTGVSEGIDLALRAVVNPGDTVIVPEPVYVSYSPLAYLTGAGVVTVSTCPGFKITYEDLVKYKDRNVKVLMLNYPNNPTGVSYTRKELEELADAVLELDCLVISDEIYAELSYSFKHVSIASLNGMEDRTIILNGFSKGFAMTGMRVGYAIAPDDILEGMVKIHQYSMLCAPVTAQVGALEALRNGEDELEMMRAEYIRRRNFFIRRLREMFDVVMPDGAFYAFPDVSSTGLSGMEFAERLLMEKNVAVVPGDAFGECGANHVRCAYAVSMEKLRLAVDRMKEFVESL